One window of the Agrobacterium larrymoorei genome contains the following:
- a CDS encoding acetyl-CoA carboxylase carboxyltransferase subunit alpha, with protein MLSYLDFEKPISDLEGKILELKKLAAEDESIDTSEEISRLEARVNDAMQDIYSKLNAWQKTQVARHPQRPHFIDYASALFTDFTPLAGDRKFAEDAAIQAGLGRFNGQPVAIIGQEKGNDTKSRLKHNFGSPRPEGYRKAIRVLELADRFSLPVVTLIDTAGAYPGVGAEERGQAEAIARSTEMCLNVKVPIVSVVIGEGGSGGAIAIATGNRVYMLEHAIYSVISPEGAASILWRDSTRAKEAATNMKITSDDLKALGVIDGIIPEPIGGAHRDPSSVIAATGKTIEAALKELTPQSGSQLRAERRQKFLDIGRSL; from the coding sequence ATGCTCAGCTACCTCGACTTCGAAAAACCCATTTCGGACCTGGAAGGCAAGATTCTTGAACTGAAGAAACTGGCCGCCGAAGACGAGAGCATCGATACGTCCGAGGAAATTTCGCGGCTGGAAGCGCGCGTCAACGATGCGATGCAGGATATCTACTCCAAGCTGAATGCCTGGCAGAAGACGCAGGTCGCGCGCCACCCGCAGCGCCCGCACTTCATCGACTACGCGAGTGCCCTCTTTACCGATTTCACGCCGCTTGCCGGCGACCGCAAGTTTGCCGAAGATGCTGCCATTCAGGCAGGCCTCGGCCGCTTCAACGGCCAGCCGGTCGCCATTATCGGCCAGGAAAAAGGCAACGACACCAAGTCGCGCCTCAAACATAATTTCGGGAGCCCGCGTCCGGAAGGATACCGCAAGGCGATCCGCGTTCTAGAATTGGCCGACCGTTTCTCTCTACCCGTCGTGACGCTCATCGATACAGCTGGCGCCTACCCAGGTGTCGGAGCTGAAGAACGCGGCCAGGCGGAAGCCATCGCGCGCTCGACGGAAATGTGTCTGAACGTCAAGGTGCCGATCGTGTCCGTCGTCATCGGCGAAGGCGGCTCTGGCGGCGCCATCGCGATCGCCACCGGCAACCGTGTCTACATGCTCGAACACGCAATCTACTCGGTGATCTCCCCCGAAGGCGCAGCCTCCATCCTCTGGCGCGATTCGACCCGCGCCAAGGAGGCCGCAACCAACATGAAGATCACCTCAGACGACCTGAAGGCGCTCGGCGTTATCGACGGCATTATCCCAGAGCCAATCGGTGGTGCACACCGCGACCCTTCAAGCGTTATTGCCGCGACCGGCAAAACGATCGAAGCGGCACTGAAGGAGTTGACACCTCAGTCCGGAAGCCAGCTGCGCGCCGAACGTCGTCAGAAGTTTCTGGATATCGGGCGCAGCCTATAA
- the xerD gene encoding site-specific tyrosine recombinase XerD, which translates to MSRQDHARLEGFLEMMSAERGAAMNTLASYERDLSDLMEFLSSRQTSLTEASTADLSAYLAHLSDQGFAASSQARRLSALRQFYKFLYSEGVRNDDPTGILDAPRKGRALPKTMSVASVTALLAKAAEEASQEGPGQLGRIRMHLLLELLYATGMRVSELVSLPAKVLRHEGRFLMIRGKGNKDRVVLLSRTAIEAMERYDEARKALTPKGKPQEESPWLFPAASKEGHLPRQVFGRDLKDIAIRAGLTPSAVSPHVLRHAFASHLLQNGADLRAVQELLGHSDISTTQIYTHVLEERLQELVQTHHPLAKQGKNLD; encoded by the coding sequence ATGTCTCGCCAGGATCACGCACGGCTGGAAGGCTTTCTGGAAATGATGAGCGCCGAGCGTGGCGCGGCGATGAACACGCTTGCCTCCTATGAGCGCGACCTCAGCGACCTGATGGAGTTTCTCTCATCTCGCCAGACGTCGTTGACCGAAGCAAGCACAGCCGACCTATCGGCCTATCTCGCTCATCTTTCCGATCAAGGCTTTGCCGCATCCTCGCAGGCGAGGCGCCTTTCCGCGCTCCGGCAGTTCTACAAATTTCTTTATTCGGAGGGTGTTCGAAACGACGACCCAACCGGCATATTGGACGCGCCACGCAAAGGCCGCGCTCTTCCCAAAACCATGAGTGTCGCGAGCGTCACGGCACTTCTGGCCAAAGCTGCGGAAGAGGCGAGCCAAGAGGGGCCTGGACAGCTGGGACGGATCCGAATGCACCTACTGCTAGAACTGCTCTATGCCACGGGCATGCGCGTCAGCGAACTCGTCTCTCTGCCGGCAAAGGTCCTGCGTCACGAAGGCCGTTTCCTCATGATCCGCGGCAAGGGCAATAAGGACCGGGTCGTGTTGTTGTCACGCACGGCAATCGAAGCGATGGAAAGATATGATGAGGCCCGCAAGGCGCTGACACCGAAGGGCAAGCCGCAGGAGGAAAGCCCCTGGCTTTTTCCCGCTGCCAGCAAGGAGGGTCATCTGCCCCGTCAGGTCTTCGGCCGTGACTTGAAGGATATCGCGATCCGCGCAGGATTAACCCCGTCTGCCGTCTCGCCGCATGTGCTTAGGCACGCCTTTGCCAGCCATCTTCTGCAGAACGGCGCGGATCTGCGCGCAGTGCAGGAACTGCTCGGCCATTCGGACATTTCCACGACACAAATATACACACATGTGTTGGAAGAACGCCTTCAAGAGTTGGTTCAAACACACCACCCTCTTGCCAAACAGGGTAAAAACCTTGATTAG
- a CDS encoding shikimate kinase, which produces MSETNLSLPQSLGEKARAALGRRNVVFVGLMGAGKSAIGRSVAHQLKIPFVDTDDEIERVSRMTISELFATYGEEEFRALETRVIKRLLRGSAKVVSTGGGAFINENTRRHIKRGGVSLWLKADLEVLWERVNKRDHRPLLKTEDPKATLAALMEKRYPIYCEADITIESRDVRKEIIATEVLEAIASLNKKA; this is translated from the coding sequence ATGAGCGAAACCAACTTATCCCTTCCCCAGAGCCTGGGAGAAAAAGCGCGTGCCGCCCTTGGCAGGCGCAACGTCGTCTTCGTCGGGCTGATGGGCGCGGGAAAATCCGCCATCGGCAGGTCGGTCGCGCATCAATTGAAGATCCCCTTCGTCGATACGGATGACGAAATCGAGCGTGTCTCGCGCATGACGATCTCAGAGCTTTTCGCCACCTACGGCGAAGAAGAATTCCGGGCGCTGGAAACGCGCGTCATCAAGCGGCTACTTCGGGGCAGCGCAAAGGTGGTTTCCACTGGTGGGGGAGCTTTCATCAATGAAAACACCCGCAGACACATCAAGCGTGGCGGCGTTTCGCTCTGGCTCAAAGCCGACCTCGAAGTGCTTTGGGAACGCGTCAACAAGCGGGATCATCGCCCCTTGCTGAAGACCGAAGACCCCAAAGCAACACTCGCTGCCCTGATGGAAAAACGTTACCCGATCTACTGCGAAGCCGATATTACGATTGAATCCCGCGATGTTCGCAAGGAGATCATCGCGACGGAAGTTCTAGAAGCCATCGCCAGCCTCAACAAGAAAGCCTGA
- the aroB gene encoding 3-dehydroquinate synthase, which translates to MPSAIQTDERLVHVPLGERAYDILIGPGLIARAGGEISSRLKGKRAAIITDEHVAPLYLETLMDGLQTDGIEAVSLTLPAGEKTKSFDHLVTVCDAILAARIERNDAVIALGGGVIGDLAGFAAGIVRRGVRFVQIPTSLLAQVDSSVGGKTGINSRHGKNLIGVFHQPDLVLADTAVLDTLSPREFRAGYAEVVKYGLIDKPEFFSWLEKNWAEIEKGGPARIEAIATSCQAKSDVVVADEKENGVRALLNLGHTFGHALEAATEYNSARLVHGEGVAIGMVLAHQFSARMNLASPDDANRVEAHLKAVGLPTSMKDIPGQLPPVDMLMTAIAQDKKVKGGKLTFILTHGIGQSFVADDVAASEVQSFLSEKHPG; encoded by the coding sequence ATGCCCTCTGCCATCCAGACCGACGAGCGCCTCGTTCATGTTCCGCTGGGTGAACGTGCTTATGACATTCTCATCGGACCGGGCCTGATCGCTCGCGCCGGTGGAGAGATTTCCTCACGGCTGAAGGGAAAGCGCGCTGCGATCATCACCGATGAGCACGTTGCGCCGCTATATCTCGAAACATTGATGGATGGTCTGCAAACGGATGGCATTGAGGCCGTATCGCTGACCCTGCCCGCCGGCGAAAAGACCAAGAGCTTCGATCATCTCGTCACCGTCTGCGATGCCATCCTCGCCGCACGGATCGAGCGCAACGACGCGGTCATCGCACTTGGCGGCGGCGTCATCGGTGATCTGGCAGGCTTCGCCGCTGGCATCGTTCGCCGCGGCGTTCGTTTTGTGCAGATTCCGACCTCGCTTCTGGCGCAGGTGGATTCCTCCGTCGGCGGCAAGACCGGCATCAACAGCCGCCACGGCAAGAACCTCATCGGCGTCTTCCATCAGCCAGATCTTGTTCTCGCCGATACCGCTGTTCTCGATACGCTGAGCCCGCGCGAGTTTCGTGCAGGCTATGCCGAAGTGGTCAAATACGGCCTGATCGACAAGCCGGAATTCTTCTCCTGGCTTGAGAAGAACTGGGCTGAGATCGAGAAGGGCGGGCCTGCCCGCATCGAAGCGATTGCCACAAGCTGCCAGGCGAAATCCGACGTGGTGGTTGCGGACGAAAAGGAAAACGGCGTTCGGGCGCTATTGAACCTCGGTCATACCTTCGGCCACGCGCTGGAAGCGGCGACCGAATATAACAGCGCGCGTCTGGTTCACGGAGAAGGCGTTGCCATTGGCATGGTGTTGGCGCACCAGTTCTCCGCCCGCATGAACCTTGCAAGCCCGGATGACGCGAACCGCGTCGAAGCGCATCTGAAGGCGGTGGGTCTGCCGACCTCGATGAAGGATATCCCGGGCCAGCTGCCGCCTGTCGACATGCTAATGACGGCCATTGCTCAGGACAAGAAGGTCAAGGGCGGAAAGCTTACCTTCATCCTGACCCACGGCATCGGCCAGTCTTTCGTGGCGGATGATGTCGCGGCATCGGAAGTGCAGAGCTTTCTATCGGAGAAGCATCCCGGCTAA
- a CDS encoding BolA family protein, translating to MSLRQRMENKLREAFLPDRLNVIDESHMHAGHQPDMTGTGETHMRVQIVSEQFSGKSRVDRHRAINGLLKPELDAGLHALAIEAAAPGEPTRF from the coding sequence ATGTCCCTGCGCCAACGCATGGAAAACAAGCTGCGGGAAGCATTTTTGCCGGATCGCCTGAATGTCATCGATGAAAGCCACATGCATGCGGGGCACCAACCGGATATGACCGGCACGGGCGAGACGCATATGCGTGTTCAGATAGTGTCCGAGCAGTTCTCCGGCAAGTCCCGCGTGGATCGTCATCGTGCAATTAATGGACTGTTGAAGCCCGAACTGGATGCAGGCCTGCACGCACTTGCTATAGAAGCCGCGGCGCCGGGAGAGCCGACGCGGTTCTAA
- a CDS encoding J domain-containing protein: MKLDSKYFDRIRTRRKREQPPEAQAPVCQWDGCDKPGNHRAPVGRNAEGKFFMFCFEHVKEYNKGYNYFSGLSDSEIARYQKEAITGHRPTWTVGVNKTARDSPLHSTLRSGAANARIRDPFGFTNGFGDGKAGGQRIQPDRKLKTLEAKAFDTLGLEAGAKQDDIKRRYKELVKKHHPDANGGDRGSEERFRAVIQAYQLLKQSGFC; the protein is encoded by the coding sequence ATGAAACTGGATTCGAAATATTTCGACCGCATCCGCACGCGTCGCAAAAGAGAGCAACCGCCGGAGGCTCAGGCCCCCGTCTGTCAGTGGGATGGATGCGACAAGCCTGGTAATCACCGTGCACCCGTTGGCCGCAACGCCGAGGGGAAATTCTTCATGTTCTGTTTCGAGCACGTGAAGGAGTACAACAAGGGCTATAATTATTTTTCGGGCCTCTCCGATAGCGAGATCGCCCGTTACCAGAAGGAAGCGATCACTGGCCACCGCCCGACCTGGACAGTGGGGGTCAACAAGACCGCGCGAGACAGCCCGCTTCATTCCACCTTGCGCTCGGGTGCTGCAAATGCGCGCATCCGGGATCCCTTCGGATTTACCAATGGTTTTGGCGATGGAAAGGCTGGCGGCCAGCGGATCCAGCCGGACCGCAAACTGAAAACCCTGGAGGCAAAAGCCTTCGACACGCTCGGGCTCGAAGCCGGTGCAAAGCAGGATGACATCAAACGGCGTTACAAGGAGCTTGTCAAAAAGCACCATCCTGATGCTAATGGTGGCGATCGCGGTTCGGAAGAGCGTTTTCGGGCTGTAATTCAAGCCTACCAATTGTTAAAACAATCGGGTTTCTGCTAA
- the cobS gene encoding cobaltochelatase subunit CobS, with product MSKIDLDITNLPDTTVSVREVFGIDTDLRVPAYSQGDAYVPDLDPDYLFDRDTTLAILAGFAHNRRVMVSGFHGTGKSTHIEQVAARLNWPCVRVNLDSHVSRIDLVGKDAIVLKDGKQVTEFKDGILPWAYQHNVALVFDEYDAGRPDVMFVIQRVLESSGRLTLLDQSRVIRPHPAFRIFATANTVGLGDTTGLYHGTQQINQAQMDRWSIVTTLNYLPHEQEVNIIVAKVKSLDNEKGRETASKMVRVADLTRSAFINGDLSTVMSPRTVITWAENAEIFGDLAFAFRVTFLNKCDELERTLVAEQYQRAFGVELKESAANIVLSA from the coding sequence ATGAGCAAAATTGACCTTGATATTACCAACCTGCCGGATACGACTGTTTCTGTCCGCGAGGTCTTCGGTATCGATACGGATCTGCGTGTTCCGGCTTACAGCCAGGGCGACGCCTATGTGCCAGATCTGGACCCGGACTATCTTTTCGACCGCGATACGACGCTGGCGATCCTTGCAGGCTTTGCTCATAACCGACGTGTCATGGTGTCCGGCTTCCATGGCACTGGTAAGTCCACCCATATCGAACAGGTCGCAGCGCGCCTCAACTGGCCGTGCGTGCGCGTCAACCTCGACAGCCATGTCAGCCGTATCGACCTCGTCGGCAAGGACGCCATCGTCCTGAAGGACGGCAAGCAGGTCACCGAGTTCAAGGACGGAATTCTGCCCTGGGCCTACCAGCACAATGTCGCGCTCGTCTTCGATGAGTATGATGCGGGCCGCCCCGACGTCATGTTCGTTATCCAGCGCGTTCTGGAATCGTCCGGCCGCCTGACGCTGCTCGACCAGAGCCGCGTGATCCGCCCTCACCCGGCCTTCCGTATTTTCGCAACCGCCAACACCGTTGGCCTTGGCGATACCACCGGCCTTTATCATGGTACGCAGCAGATCAACCAGGCACAGATGGACCGCTGGTCGATCGTCACGACGCTGAACTATCTGCCGCACGAGCAGGAAGTGAACATCATCGTTGCCAAGGTGAAGAGCCTCGACAACGAGAAGGGTCGCGAGACCGCATCGAAGATGGTGCGGGTTGCGGATCTCACCCGCTCGGCTTTCATCAATGGCGATCTCTCGACCGTGATGAGCCCGCGTACCGTCATCACCTGGGCAGAGAATGCGGAAATCTTCGGCGATCTCGCCTTTGCCTTCCGCGTCACCTTCCTCAACAAGTGCGATGAGCTGGAGCGGACCCTGGTGGCGGAACAGTACCAGCGTGCTTTCGGCGTCGAGTTGAAGGAAAGCGCGGCAAACATCGTTCTCAGCGCCTGA
- the cobT gene encoding cobaltochelatase subunit CobT: MAARGDNSRPKSGTVIDTEPLRQAITGCVRSVAGSSEVEVVFANERPGLAGERMRLPEISKKPTAQEVAITRGLGDSMALRLACHDSDVHATMSPQGADARQIFDAVEQARVESIGALRMPGMANNIRAMNTEKYAKANFGNINTQEDAPIAEAVALMVREKLTGEKPPESAGKILDVWRSFIEDKASGDLKDLSTVIEDQKAFSKLVRKMLTSMQMAEDFGDENDEPESQEAESDEDQPRSNEQQEEQVEEDAGSDAAPAEESEASQEQMEDGEMDGAEMSEDEMSDDLDEDSETPGETRRPNSPFDDFNEKVDYRIFTQEFDEEIHAEELCDEAELDRLRAFLDKQLAHLQGAVGRLANRLQRRLMAQQNRSWDFDLEEGYLDPARLVRLIIDPMQPLSFKKERDTKFRDTVVSLVIDNSGSMRGRPITVAATCADILARTLERSGVKVEILGFTTKAWKGGQSREQWLANGKPPSPGRLNDLRHIIYKSADAPWRRARRNLGLMMREGLLKENIDGEALMWAHNRLINRPEQRKIMMMISDGAPVDDSTLSVNPGNYLERHLRAVIEQIETRSPVELLAIGIGHDVTRYYRRAVTIVDADELAGAMTEQLAALFEDTSASSGKPSRRMRRAG; encoded by the coding sequence ATGGCAGCGCGCGGCGATAATTCGAGACCAAAATCTGGCACGGTGATCGACACCGAACCGTTGCGTCAGGCAATCACCGGCTGCGTGCGTTCGGTGGCGGGCAGTTCCGAAGTCGAAGTGGTTTTCGCCAATGAGCGTCCGGGGCTTGCGGGCGAGCGGATGCGCCTGCCGGAGATTTCCAAGAAGCCCACGGCGCAGGAAGTGGCGATCACCCGCGGGCTTGGCGATTCCATGGCGCTTCGCCTTGCATGCCACGACAGCGATGTGCACGCGACGATGTCGCCGCAGGGTGCGGATGCACGGCAGATTTTCGACGCCGTCGAGCAGGCGCGTGTGGAATCCATCGGCGCACTGCGCATGCCGGGCATGGCGAACAATATTCGTGCGATGAACACGGAGAAATACGCCAAGGCCAATTTCGGCAATATCAACACCCAGGAAGATGCACCGATTGCCGAGGCCGTCGCGCTTATGGTGCGTGAAAAGCTGACGGGCGAAAAGCCACCGGAAAGCGCCGGCAAGATTCTCGATGTCTGGCGTTCCTTCATCGAAGACAAGGCGTCTGGCGATCTCAAAGACCTCTCTACCGTTATCGAGGATCAGAAGGCCTTCTCCAAGCTCGTTCGCAAGATGCTGACCTCCATGCAGATGGCGGAGGATTTCGGCGACGAGAATGATGAGCCGGAATCGCAGGAGGCCGAATCCGACGAGGATCAGCCCCGTAGCAACGAGCAGCAGGAAGAGCAGGTCGAAGAAGACGCTGGCTCCGATGCTGCCCCTGCCGAGGAGAGCGAAGCCTCGCAGGAGCAGATGGAAGACGGCGAGATGGATGGCGCCGAGATGTCGGAGGACGAAATGTCCGACGATCTCGACGAGGATTCCGAGACGCCAGGCGAAACCCGTCGCCCGAACAGCCCCTTCGACGATTTCAACGAGAAGGTCGATTATCGCATCTTCACCCAGGAATTCGACGAGGAAATCCACGCCGAGGAACTCTGCGACGAAGCAGAACTCGATCGTCTGCGCGCTTTCCTCGACAAGCAATTGGCCCATCTTCAAGGCGCTGTCGGACGTCTGGCAAATCGTTTGCAGCGCCGCCTGATGGCGCAACAGAATCGCTCCTGGGATTTTGATCTGGAAGAGGGCTATCTCGATCCGGCACGTCTGGTGCGCCTGATCATCGACCCAATGCAGCCGCTTTCCTTCAAAAAGGAGCGCGATACGAAATTCCGCGATACGGTCGTCTCGCTTGTCATCGACAATTCCGGTTCGATGCGCGGACGGCCGATCACGGTCGCCGCAACTTGCGCCGATATTCTGGCGCGCACGCTGGAGCGCTCGGGCGTGAAGGTGGAAATCCTTGGCTTTACAACCAAGGCCTGGAAGGGCGGCCAATCGCGTGAGCAGTGGCTGGCCAATGGCAAGCCACCGTCACCTGGCCGCCTCAACGATCTGCGCCACATCATTTACAAGAGCGCGGATGCTCCATGGCGTCGCGCACGGCGCAACCTCGGGCTTATGATGCGCGAAGGTTTGCTCAAGGAAAACATCGACGGCGAAGCATTGATGTGGGCGCATAACCGCCTGATCAACCGGCCGGAGCAGCGCAAGATCATGATGATGATCTCGGATGGTGCGCCGGTGGACGACTCGACGCTTTCGGTCAATCCGGGCAATTATCTCGAACGGCATCTGCGTGCTGTGATCGAGCAGATCGAGACGCGTTCGCCTGTGGAGCTTCTTGCGATCGGCATCGGCCACGATGTGACGCGCTACTACCGCCGCGCCGTCACGATTGTGGACGCGGACGAGTTGGCTGGCGCCATGACCGAACAACTTGCCGCCCTCTTCGAGGATACCAGCGCAAGCTCCGGCAAGCCATCCCGCAGGATGCGCCGTGCGGGATAG
- a CDS encoding esterase-like activity of phytase family protein, translating to MGALFFALAILAPAAIGASSPEVAVTSTPIKDFLFGSSETHFGMLEFIGGLSMRSSDPAFGAISSIRLRPDGRSFVAVLDTGHWMTGEIERDRKTGVLSGVSMVRVDPMLNETGTTARRKVDMDAEGLALRGNHLYVSYEQFHRIGIYPDKDLADAKPSGRLPHLIPNNALKRNAGLETLVASPENSPLKGALVAVAEDSVDGSGNLYAAILEGPLKGLFAVKKHGDFAVTDGAFLANGDLLLLERRFNFSEGAGMRIRRIDGKDILPGAVVDGETLIEAGPSYQIDNMEGMDVVTQPDGSTHIILVSDDNHSFLQRNLMLEFKLN from the coding sequence ATCGGCGCGCTCTTCTTTGCCCTTGCGATCCTGGCCCCGGCGGCGATTGGGGCCTCTTCCCCCGAAGTCGCGGTGACGTCCACACCAATCAAGGATTTTCTTTTCGGATCGAGTGAGACGCATTTCGGTATGCTGGAGTTTATCGGCGGCCTGTCGATGCGTTCATCCGATCCCGCCTTCGGGGCAATTTCCAGCATTCGCCTCAGACCGGACGGACGCAGCTTCGTTGCCGTTCTGGATACCGGCCACTGGATGACCGGTGAGATTGAACGCGACAGAAAAACGGGCGTCCTCTCAGGCGTTTCGATGGTTCGCGTCGACCCGATGCTGAACGAGACCGGAACCACTGCGCGTAGAAAGGTGGACATGGATGCGGAAGGCTTGGCACTGCGGGGCAATCATCTCTATGTCAGCTATGAGCAGTTCCACCGCATCGGCATTTATCCCGACAAGGATTTGGCAGATGCCAAGCCAAGCGGCAGGCTCCCGCATCTGATCCCGAACAACGCGTTAAAGCGCAATGCTGGGCTGGAGACGCTCGTCGCTTCACCGGAAAATTCGCCGTTGAAGGGCGCGCTGGTTGCAGTGGCGGAAGATAGCGTGGACGGAAGCGGCAACCTCTACGCCGCCATCTTGGAGGGACCATTGAAGGGTCTGTTCGCCGTGAAGAAGCATGGCGATTTCGCCGTCACCGACGGTGCTTTTTTGGCAAATGGCGACCTGCTCTTGCTGGAGCGCCGCTTCAATTTCAGCGAAGGCGCGGGCATGCGCATCCGCCGTATCGATGGCAAGGATATTCTCCCAGGTGCTGTCGTCGATGGAGAAACACTGATCGAGGCTGGCCCGTCCTATCAGATCGATAATATGGAAGGCATGGATGTGGTGACCCAACCAGACGGATCGACCCATATCATCCTTGTCTCGGACGACAACCACTCATTTCTCCAGCGAAACCTGATGCTGGAGTTCAAGCTGAATTAG
- a CDS encoding aldehyde dehydrogenase family protein translates to MTEDQGPRVRELFTGFFKTDKIGSFVNGEIVYGAGETLSLTDPSSGRTFAEFADAGQSVVDAAMDAADAAQPEWTKLTASARGRIMFEIGRQIRDNAANIAEIESRSAGRPIRDIRGEVLKVAEMFEYYAGWCDKLHGEVIPVPTSHLNYTRNEPIGVVVQITPWNAPLFTGGWQIAPAICAGNGVVIKPSELTPLSTLILGLLCERAGAPRGLVNVIAGQGATAGQAAIKHSRTGLVVFVGSAHAGSLVAAAAAKNVVPCILELGGKSANIVFDDADFDRAILGAQSAIFGGAGQSCVAGSRLLVQRSIHEEFVARYASAANRIPVGNPFEDTTQVGPINNLRQWNKIAEMVTLGLNEGATLAAGGSRPQSLEETGGFYFAPTILDNVAPSATLFSEEVFGPVVGVTPFDTEEEAVALANNNPYGLAGAVWTNNVARAHRVASQVRAGTFWINGYKTISVMSPFGGFGKSGYGRSSGRDALMAYTQTKSIWVETAVAPGITFGYVA, encoded by the coding sequence ATGACAGAGGATCAAGGCCCGCGCGTTCGCGAACTCTTCACGGGCTTTTTCAAGACCGACAAAATCGGCAGCTTCGTAAACGGTGAGATCGTGTATGGCGCAGGTGAAACGCTAAGCCTTACAGACCCCTCGTCCGGTCGGACCTTTGCCGAGTTTGCGGACGCTGGTCAGTCGGTCGTCGATGCGGCGATGGACGCTGCGGACGCAGCGCAACCGGAATGGACGAAGCTCACCGCATCCGCGCGCGGTCGCATCATGTTCGAGATCGGGCGCCAAATTCGTGACAATGCTGCCAACATTGCCGAAATCGAAAGTCGTTCCGCCGGTAGACCCATCCGCGATATCCGCGGCGAGGTCCTCAAAGTCGCGGAAATGTTCGAGTATTATGCTGGCTGGTGCGATAAATTGCATGGGGAAGTGATCCCCGTTCCCACCTCGCATCTGAACTACACGCGTAACGAACCGATCGGCGTCGTGGTTCAGATCACCCCTTGGAACGCGCCCTTGTTTACGGGGGGGTGGCAGATAGCGCCCGCCATCTGTGCAGGCAATGGCGTCGTGATCAAGCCTTCCGAACTCACACCGCTCAGCACTCTCATTCTCGGCCTGCTGTGCGAACGTGCCGGCGCACCGCGCGGTCTCGTCAATGTTATCGCAGGACAAGGCGCAACAGCGGGACAGGCTGCCATCAAGCATTCCCGAACCGGGCTTGTGGTCTTCGTCGGTTCAGCTCATGCAGGATCGCTTGTCGCAGCGGCGGCAGCAAAAAATGTGGTTCCGTGCATTCTGGAACTGGGCGGCAAGTCGGCAAACATCGTGTTTGACGATGCCGATTTCGACCGGGCCATTCTCGGGGCACAATCGGCGATCTTCGGCGGCGCTGGCCAAAGCTGCGTTGCGGGTTCCCGTCTCCTCGTTCAGCGCTCGATCCACGAGGAGTTCGTCGCACGTTATGCCTCTGCGGCCAATCGAATTCCTGTTGGCAATCCATTTGAGGATACGACTCAGGTTGGACCCATCAACAATCTGCGTCAATGGAACAAGATTGCAGAGATGGTGACGCTCGGCCTCAATGAGGGCGCAACCTTGGCGGCTGGCGGCAGCCGCCCGCAGTCACTGGAAGAAACGGGTGGCTTCTATTTTGCGCCAACCATTCTTGATAACGTGGCTCCAAGTGCCACTCTCTTCAGTGAAGAGGTGTTTGGGCCGGTTGTCGGCGTGACGCCATTTGACACGGAAGAGGAAGCGGTTGCACTAGCCAATAACAATCCTTACGGCCTTGCGGGTGCGGTCTGGACGAACAATGTCGCAAGAGCACATCGCGTCGCCTCCCAGGTGCGCGCCGGAACCTTCTGGATCAACGGCTACAAGACAATCAGCGTCATGTCCCCGTTTGGGGGCTTTGGAAAGAGCGGGTATGGTCGCTCAAGCGGTAGGGACGCTTTGATGGCCTATACCCAGACGAAAAGCATCTGGGTCGAGACTGCGGTAGCACCGGGCATCACCTTCGGATATGTCGCGTAA